From Lysobacter silvisoli, the proteins below share one genomic window:
- a CDS encoding efflux RND transporter periplasmic adaptor subunit: MAACSKGGERQPGGGGGGGDRPVPVTLQAAALRPWNDTVQALGNVKARESVTVTAKVSETVQRVHFESGDVVAAGAPLVTLTGQAQQAALDQARATAKEAETLYQRQTELAGQQLIARSALDTQRATRDAARARVAQMAADLDNRVIRAPFSGVLGLRQVSPGSLVTPGTAIATLDDTARVYVDFPVPETLLANIGAGQHLAGTSAAYPGRSFEGQVSTVDARVDPATRAITVRGDFANADRALRPGMLVQITLDRPQREALLIPEISVVQVGNDSYVFRVKPDGTVERADVKIGTRREGLAEIVEGLKAGERVVVDGTGKLRPGSKVVEGGAKPAPAAKGGGNG, encoded by the coding sequence ATGGCGGCGTGCAGCAAAGGCGGCGAGCGCCAACCGGGCGGCGGCGGTGGCGGTGGCGACCGGCCGGTGCCGGTGACCCTCCAGGCCGCCGCGCTGCGGCCGTGGAACGACACCGTGCAGGCGCTGGGCAACGTCAAGGCGCGCGAGTCGGTGACGGTGACGGCCAAGGTCAGCGAGACCGTGCAGCGCGTGCATTTCGAAAGCGGCGACGTGGTCGCCGCGGGCGCACCGCTGGTGACCCTGACCGGGCAGGCACAACAGGCCGCGCTGGATCAGGCGCGGGCCACCGCCAAGGAAGCCGAGACCCTGTATCAGCGCCAGACCGAACTGGCCGGACAGCAGCTGATCGCGCGATCGGCGCTGGACACCCAGCGCGCCACCCGCGACGCCGCACGCGCGCGCGTGGCGCAGATGGCCGCCGACCTCGACAACCGGGTGATCCGCGCGCCGTTCTCCGGCGTGCTCGGCCTGCGCCAGGTCAGCCCCGGCTCGCTGGTCACCCCGGGCACCGCGATCGCCACCTTGGACGACACCGCGCGCGTCTACGTCGATTTCCCGGTGCCGGAAACGCTGCTGGCCAACATCGGCGCCGGTCAGCATCTGGCCGGCACCAGCGCGGCCTACCCCGGCCGCTCGTTCGAAGGCCAGGTCAGCACCGTCGATGCGCGCGTCGATCCGGCCACGCGCGCGATCACCGTGCGCGGCGATTTCGCCAATGCCGACCGCGCGCTGCGGCCGGGCATGCTGGTGCAGATCACGCTCGACCGCCCGCAGCGCGAGGCGCTGCTGATTCCGGAAATCTCGGTGGTGCAGGTCGGCAACGATTCCTATGTGTTCCGGGTCAAGCCCGACGGCACGGTAGAGCGCGCCGACGTCAAGATCGGCACCCGTCGCGAAGGCCTGGCCGAGATCGTCGAGGGACTGAAGGCCGGCGAGCGCGTCGTGGTCGACGGTACCGGCAAGCTGCGTCCGGGCAGCAAGGTGGTCGAGGGCGGCGCCAAGCCGGCGCCGGCCGCCAAGGGCGGCGGCAATGGTTGA
- the cysK gene encoding cysteine synthase A yields the protein MIHDSILDTIGRTPIVRLQRIAPPQVTLYAKVESFNPGGSVKDRLAIAIILDAEARGLLKPGDTVVEATSGNTGVALAMVCAARGYKFVATMSETFSVERRKLMRAYGAKVILTPAAERGSGMVRRAEELAKKHGWFLARQFQNPANPAYHRQTTAAEILQDFAGRRLDHFVTGWGTGGTLTGVGEMLKLARPEVRVTVSEPAGAALLSGKEWQPHKIQGWTPDFVPEVLNPQAADAILPVDDLLARDTARRLAAEEGVFVGISAGATAAAALEVAKTAAPGSVILAMLPDTGERYLSTILFEGVNEGSDEDWLASLG from the coding sequence ATGATCCACGACAGCATTCTCGACACCATCGGCCGCACGCCCATCGTGCGCCTGCAACGCATCGCCCCGCCGCAGGTGACCCTGTACGCCAAGGTCGAATCCTTCAATCCCGGCGGCTCGGTCAAGGACCGCCTGGCCATCGCCATCATCCTCGACGCCGAAGCGCGCGGCCTGCTCAAGCCCGGCGACACCGTGGTCGAAGCCACCTCGGGCAACACCGGCGTGGCCCTGGCCATGGTCTGCGCGGCGCGCGGCTACAAGTTCGTGGCGACCATGTCGGAAACCTTCTCGGTGGAACGGCGCAAGCTGATGCGCGCCTACGGCGCCAAGGTGATCCTGACGCCCGCCGCCGAACGCGGCAGCGGCATGGTGCGCCGCGCCGAAGAACTGGCGAAAAAGCACGGCTGGTTCCTGGCCCGCCAGTTCCAGAATCCGGCCAATCCGGCCTACCACCGCCAGACCACCGCCGCGGAAATCCTGCAGGACTTCGCCGGCCGCCGGCTCGACCATTTCGTCACCGGCTGGGGCACCGGCGGCACCCTCACCGGCGTGGGCGAGATGCTCAAGCTGGCGCGGCCGGAAGTGCGCGTGACCGTGTCCGAACCCGCCGGCGCCGCCCTGCTCAGCGGCAAGGAATGGCAGCCGCACAAGATCCAGGGCTGGACCCCGGACTTCGTGCCCGAAGTGCTCAACCCGCAGGCCGCCGACGCGATCCTGCCGGTGGACGACCTGCTCGCGCGCGACACCGCGCGGCGCCTGGCCGCCGAGGAAGGCGTGTTCGTCGGCATCTCCGCCGGCGCCACCGCGGCCGCCGCGCTGGAAGTGGCCAAGACCGCCGCACCCGGCTCGGTGATCCTGGCCATGCTGCCCGACACCGGCGAGCGCTACCTCAGCACGATCCTGTTCGAAGGCGTCAACGAAGGCTCCGACGAAGACTGGCTGGCGAGCCTGGGCTGA
- a CDS encoding DUF6498-containing protein: MSPSARNLLLSNAATLVAALVLDWNVGWLLWAYWIQSVIVGYYARKRMLSLREFSTQGFTSGDQPVPENEEGKRSTARFFVLHYGFFHLAYLAFLFAEHRVSAAFDWLVLVACGVSFALSQRRTYEDQHAADLRGRPNLGALMFTPYLRVLPMHLTIIFGAGGHGTAALLLFTALKTASDLGLDAIDRRMAQNAARKRPTLGAGDTAGDGEP, from the coding sequence ATGAGCCCGTCGGCGCGCAACCTGCTGCTGTCCAACGCCGCGACCCTGGTCGCGGCCTTGGTGTTGGATTGGAACGTGGGCTGGCTGCTGTGGGCCTACTGGATCCAGAGCGTGATCGTGGGCTACTACGCGCGCAAGCGCATGCTGTCGCTGCGCGAGTTCAGCACGCAGGGTTTCACCTCGGGCGATCAGCCCGTACCGGAGAACGAGGAAGGCAAACGATCCACCGCCCGCTTCTTCGTCCTGCACTACGGCTTCTTCCACCTGGCCTATCTGGCCTTCCTGTTCGCCGAGCACCGCGTGTCGGCCGCGTTCGACTGGCTGGTGCTGGTGGCCTGCGGCGTGTCGTTCGCACTGTCGCAGCGGCGCACCTATGAGGACCAGCACGCGGCCGACCTGCGCGGCCGGCCCAACCTGGGCGCGCTGATGTTCACGCCCTACCTGCGCGTGTTGCCCATGCACCTGACCATTATCTTCGGCGCCGGCGGCCACGGCACCGCGGCGCTGTTGCTGTTCACCGCGCTCAAGACCGCCTCGGACCTGGGCCTGGATGCGATCGACCGGCGCATGGCACAGAACGCGGCGCGCAAACGGCCGACGCTAGGTGCCGGCGACACCGCCGGCGACGGCGAGCCCTAA
- the pip gene encoding prolyl aminopeptidase, producing MRELYPEIEPYRSQRLAVDGLHELHLEECGNPDGLPVIFLHGGPGAGVSPYHRRFFDPARYRIVLFDQRGAGKSTPHAELRDNTTAHLVADIERIREHLGIERWVVFGGSWGSTLALAYAQAHPERALGLVLRGIFLGRPGELRWFNELDGGARWIFPERWERYVGHIPEDERDNLTEAYWRRLDSADPAVRLAAAQAWGYWEGGSTTLIHDPDEAGNFEEPQAAISLARAEAHYFRHDVFLQPDQLLRDVDRIRHIPATIVHGRYDIICPMKSAYDLHLAWPEADFQVVLAGHSAADPAIVDVLVRATDALADRYA from the coding sequence ATGCGCGAGCTATACCCCGAGATCGAGCCCTACCGCAGCCAACGCCTGGCCGTGGACGGCCTGCACGAACTGCACCTGGAAGAATGCGGCAACCCCGACGGCCTGCCGGTGATCTTCCTGCACGGCGGCCCCGGCGCCGGCGTCTCGCCCTACCACCGCCGCTTCTTCGATCCGGCGCGCTACCGCATCGTGCTGTTCGACCAGCGCGGCGCCGGCAAGTCCACCCCGCACGCCGAGCTGCGCGACAACACCACCGCGCACCTGGTCGCCGACATCGAGCGCATCCGCGAGCACCTGGGCATCGAACGCTGGGTGGTGTTCGGCGGCTCCTGGGGCTCGACCCTGGCCCTGGCCTACGCGCAGGCGCACCCCGAGCGCGCGCTGGGCCTGGTGCTGCGCGGCATCTTCCTGGGCCGCCCCGGCGAACTGCGCTGGTTCAACGAACTCGACGGCGGCGCGCGCTGGATCTTCCCCGAACGCTGGGAGCGTTACGTCGGCCATATTCCCGAGGACGAACGCGACAACCTCACCGAGGCCTACTGGCGCCGCCTGGACAGCGCCGACCCGGCCGTGCGCCTGGCCGCGGCGCAGGCCTGGGGCTATTGGGAAGGCGGCAGCACCACCTTGATCCACGACCCGGACGAGGCCGGCAACTTCGAAGAACCGCAGGCGGCGATCAGCCTGGCGCGCGCCGAAGCGCACTACTTCCGCCACGACGTTTTCCTGCAGCCCGACCAGCTGCTGCGCGACGTCGACCGCATCCGCCACATCCCCGCCACCATCGTCCACGGCCGCTACGACATCATCTGCCCGATGAAGAGCGCCTACGACCTGCACCTGGCCTGGCCCGAAGCCGATTTCCAGGTGGTGCTGGCCGGCCACAGCGCGGCCGACCCGGCCATCGTCGACGTGCTGGTGCGCGCGACCGACGCCCTGGCCGATCGCTACGCCTGA
- a CDS encoding GAP family protein, with the protein MTDIALPVLGLAVVDSINPSALAVALWWMARPGAAPRLLAYIAGIAVAYLTLGIALMLGLGAAVQRFGAAFDHPLVLALQFALGLAMLGYGIFAPKQPKQAPQPRQPRVGGLLGMMLLGMTVTAVELVTALPYFAAIAVMTSAQLAWWQWLPLLLVYNAIFVAPPLLLLGLYVFARERLQDRFERWRESLQRGARETLLWIVAIVGIALAGDAVGRYLNLRDGTPARADAPAWWED; encoded by the coding sequence ATGACCGACATCGCATTGCCCGTGCTCGGCCTGGCCGTGGTCGACAGCATCAACCCGTCCGCGCTGGCGGTGGCGCTGTGGTGGATGGCGCGCCCCGGCGCGGCGCCGCGCCTGCTGGCCTATATCGCCGGCATCGCGGTGGCTTACCTCACGCTGGGCATCGCCCTGATGCTGGGCCTGGGCGCCGCGGTGCAGCGTTTCGGCGCGGCCTTCGATCATCCGCTGGTGCTGGCGCTGCAGTTCGCCCTGGGCCTGGCCATGCTGGGCTACGGCATCTTCGCGCCCAAGCAGCCCAAGCAGGCGCCGCAGCCGCGCCAGCCGCGCGTCGGCGGCCTGCTCGGCATGATGCTGCTGGGCATGACCGTGACCGCGGTGGAACTGGTCACCGCGCTGCCCTACTTCGCCGCGATCGCGGTCATGACCTCGGCGCAACTGGCCTGGTGGCAGTGGCTGCCGCTGCTGCTGGTCTACAACGCGATCTTCGTCGCCCCGCCGCTGCTGCTGTTGGGCCTGTACGTATTCGCCCGGGAGCGCCTGCAGGATCGTTTCGAACGCTGGCGCGAATCGCTGCAACGCGGCGCGCGCGAGACGCTGCTGTGGATCGTGGCGATCGTCGGCATCGCTCTGGCCGGCGATGCGGTGGGACGCTATTTGAACCTGCGCGACGGCACGCCGGCGAGAGCGGACGCACCCGCCTGGTGGGAGGACTGA
- the queC gene encoding 7-cyano-7-deazaguanine synthase QueC codes for MKKAVVLVSGGMDSAVVIAIAREQGYAVHALSVRYGQRHTSELDAAARVAQALGAVAHKTVNVDLRSIGGSALTDETIEVPLDTDAHPVGLDAPKDDIPVTYVPARNTIMLSVALGWAEVLGANDIYCGVNAVDYSGYPDCRPEFVEAFERLANLATKAGVEGAGLRVRAPLQYLSKADIVREGLRLGVDFSQTVSCYQADDEGRACGHCDACRLRAEGFAAAGVADPTRYV; via the coding sequence ATGAAAAAAGCCGTCGTCCTCGTCTCCGGAGGCATGGACTCCGCCGTCGTCATCGCCATCGCGCGCGAGCAGGGCTATGCCGTGCACGCGCTGAGCGTGCGCTACGGCCAGCGCCACACCTCCGAACTCGACGCCGCCGCGCGCGTCGCCCAAGCCCTGGGCGCGGTCGCGCACAAGACCGTCAACGTCGACCTGCGCAGCATCGGCGGCTCGGCGCTGACCGACGAAACCATCGAGGTGCCGCTGGACACCGACGCCCATCCGGTGGGCCTGGACGCGCCCAAGGACGACATCCCGGTCACCTACGTGCCCGCGCGCAACACCATCATGCTGTCGGTGGCGCTGGGCTGGGCCGAGGTGCTGGGCGCCAACGACATCTATTGCGGCGTCAACGCGGTGGATTACTCCGGCTACCCCGACTGCCGCCCCGAGTTCGTCGAGGCCTTCGAGCGCCTGGCCAACCTGGCGACCAAGGCCGGCGTCGAGGGTGCCGGCCTGCGCGTGCGCGCGCCGCTGCAGTACCTGAGCAAGGCCGACATCGTCCGTGAGGGCCTGCGCCTGGGCGTGGATTTCAGCCAGACCGTGTCCTGCTACCAGGCCGACGACGAGGGCCGCGCCTGCGGCCACTGCGACGCCTGCCGCCTGCGCGCCGAAGGCTTCGCCGCCGCCGGCGTGGCCGATCCCACGCGCTACGTCTGA
- the queE gene encoding 7-carboxy-7-deazaguanine synthase QueE yields the protein MNAVSTDAALASPERLRLTEIFLSLQGEARSIGWPTVFVRLTGCPLRCQYCDTAYAFHGGQWWDFDAILAEVARHGARHVCVTGGEPLAQKRCIALLSRLCDAGYEVSLETSGAIDIAEVDPRVSRVLDIKTPDSKEAHRNLWSNLPLLTAHDQVKLVICSREDYDWAKDVVAQHRLTDVCDVLFSPSFTQIKPSDLADWIVADRLPVRFQLQLHKLLWNDEPGR from the coding sequence ATGAACGCCGTTTCGACCGACGCGGCCCTGGCGTCGCCCGAGCGCCTGCGGCTGACCGAAATCTTCCTGTCCCTGCAAGGCGAGGCCCGCAGCATCGGCTGGCCCACCGTGTTCGTGCGCCTGACCGGCTGCCCGCTGCGCTGCCAGTACTGCGACACCGCCTACGCCTTCCACGGCGGCCAGTGGTGGGACTTCGACGCGATCCTGGCCGAGGTGGCCCGGCATGGCGCGCGCCACGTCTGCGTGACCGGCGGCGAGCCGCTGGCGCAGAAGCGCTGCATCGCCCTGCTGAGCCGGCTTTGCGACGCCGGCTACGAGGTGTCGCTGGAGACCTCGGGCGCGATCGACATCGCCGAGGTCGACCCGCGGGTGTCGCGGGTACTGGACATCAAGACCCCGGATTCCAAGGAAGCCCATCGCAACCTGTGGAGCAACCTGCCGCTGCTGACCGCGCACGACCAGGTCAAGCTGGTGATCTGCAGCCGCGAGGATTACGACTGGGCCAAGGACGTGGTCGCGCAGCATCGGCTGACCGACGTCTGCGACGTGCTGTTCTCGCCCAGCTTCACCCAGATCAAGCCCAGCGACCTGGCCGACTGGATCGTCGCCGACCGCCTGCCGGTGCGCTTCCAACTGCAGTTGCACAAATTGCTGTGGAACGACGAGCCGGGGCGCTGA
- the ybgF gene encoding tol-pal system protein YbgF: protein MRTFAQTLAASIVCGAAALVAAAPASAQRASLADRVALLEQRANDTQGNVDLLNQVTQLKSEVQALRSQVEELQQQMQQQQQSSKNQYLDLDGRLNQLEGGAAPAAPAPAPSAAPSAAAPKPAAVPAAPAPAPHAAAQDRPPAVYGDAGTIAQSEDERGAYDVAFNALKAGLYADSARMFQAFIEAYPNGTYTPNALYWLGESYYVTQNYQLAMTQFQALYDRYPTHDKAPGALLKLGLSQQGLRQLDAAERTLGEVVARYPGSDAARAASDRLNALQLGRLR, encoded by the coding sequence ATGCGCACGTTCGCACAGACCCTGGCGGCTTCGATCGTTTGCGGAGCGGCGGCCCTCGTGGCCGCCGCCCCCGCGTCCGCCCAGCGCGCCAGCCTGGCCGACCGCGTGGCCCTGCTCGAGCAGCGTGCCAACGACACCCAGGGCAACGTCGACCTGCTCAACCAGGTCACCCAGCTCAAGTCCGAAGTCCAGGCCCTGCGCTCGCAGGTCGAGGAACTTCAGCAGCAGATGCAGCAACAGCAGCAGTCCAGCAAGAACCAGTACCTGGACCTGGACGGCCGCTTGAACCAGCTCGAAGGCGGTGCCGCTCCGGCCGCGCCGGCTCCCGCGCCGTCGGCGGCTCCGTCCGCCGCCGCGCCCAAGCCGGCCGCCGTGCCCGCGGCGCCCGCGCCCGCGCCGCACGCCGCCGCCCAGGACCGCCCGCCGGCGGTCTATGGCGACGCCGGCACCATCGCCCAGAGCGAGGACGAGCGCGGCGCTTACGACGTGGCCTTCAACGCGCTCAAGGCCGGCCTGTACGCCGACTCGGCGCGCATGTTCCAGGCCTTCATCGAGGCCTACCCGAACGGCACCTACACGCCCAACGCCCTGTACTGGCTGGGCGAGAGCTATTACGTCACCCAGAACTACCAACTGGCGATGACGCAGTTCCAGGCGCTGTACGACCGCTACCCCACCCACGACAAGGCGCCCGGCGCCCTGCTCAAGCTGGGCCTGTCCCAGCAGGGCCTGCGCCAGCTCGACGCCGCCGAGCGCACCCTGGGCGAAGTGGTCGCGCGCTACCCCGGCAGCGACGCCGCGCGCGCCGCCTCCGACCGCCTCAACGCCCTGCAGCTCGGCCGCCTGCGCTGA
- the pal gene encoding peptidoglycan-associated lipoprotein Pal yields MNKLATANVGKLLLAAVLCTAAVACSKKVKEVPPTDTGSNTGTTQPSDGGGPVASGAYGPNDLDTDACLRQRVVYFDLDQDSLKPEFQNIVGCHAKYLRDRPSSRMTLEGNADERGSREYNLGLGERRGNAVSSAIQANGGSGSQITVTSYGEERPVCTESNEDCWAKNRRVEIVYTAK; encoded by the coding sequence ATGAACAAGCTCGCTACCGCCAACGTCGGCAAGCTCCTGCTGGCCGCCGTGCTGTGCACCGCCGCCGTCGCCTGCTCGAAGAAGGTCAAGGAAGTGCCGCCGACCGACACCGGCAGCAACACCGGCACCACCCAGCCGTCCGACGGCGGTGGCCCGGTCGCGTCCGGCGCCTACGGCCCGAACGACCTGGATACCGACGCCTGCCTGCGCCAGCGCGTGGTCTACTTCGATCTGGATCAGGACAGCCTGAAGCCGGAATTCCAGAACATCGTCGGCTGCCATGCCAAGTACCTGCGCGACCGTCCGTCCTCGCGCATGACCCTGGAAGGCAACGCCGACGAGCGCGGCAGCCGCGAGTACAACCTGGGTCTGGGCGAGCGCCGCGGCAATGCCGTGTCGTCGGCCATCCAGGCCAACGGCGGCTCCGGCAGCCAGATCACCGTGACCTCCTACGGCGAAGAGCGCCCGGTCTGCACCGAGTCCAACGAGGACTGCTGGGCCAAGAACCGCCGCGTCGAGATCGTGTACACCGCCAAGTAA
- the tolB gene encoding Tol-Pal system beta propeller repeat protein TolB: MNRPLTWLAALLALLLPFTAAAQGLDVDIVGGKAAALPIVVVPMPYQGSATAPQTDIAKVIRDDLNRSGQFRGLPVERMGSQPSQGSQINYPEWRAINQDYIVVGRVVDGGAGSYRIEYELFDVAKQQRLAGFAYTARANAVRDAAHQIADAIYEKILGVRGAFFTRIAYVTANGTGRGADYVLKIADSDGFNPQPVVRSPEPLLSPAWSPDGNRLAYVSFEGGNSSIYIQNISSGSRELIAKFRGINGAPAFSPDGRRLALTLSRSGNPEIYVMDLGSKALTQLTNHFGIDTEPTWSADGSKIYFTSDRGGKPQIYQVASSGGGATRVTFQGSYNATPSVSFDGKKIAVAQGAGNTYRIAMMDSTLGTPRWSTLSPGSLDESPTFAPNGAMIIYAAREGRRGVLYSVSADARVRERVVLDDGDVREPAWGPYRSPR; encoded by the coding sequence ATGAATCGACCCCTGACCTGGCTGGCCGCGCTGCTGGCGCTGCTGCTTCCGTTCACCGCCGCGGCCCAGGGGCTGGATGTCGACATCGTCGGCGGCAAAGCCGCTGCCCTGCCCATCGTGGTCGTGCCCATGCCCTACCAGGGCTCGGCCACCGCACCGCAGACCGACATCGCCAAGGTGATCCGCGACGACCTCAACCGCTCCGGCCAGTTCCGCGGCCTGCCCGTGGAGCGCATGGGCAGCCAGCCCAGCCAGGGCAGCCAGATCAACTACCCCGAGTGGCGCGCGATCAACCAGGACTACATCGTGGTCGGGCGCGTCGTCGACGGCGGTGCCGGCAGCTACCGCATCGAATACGAACTGTTCGACGTGGCCAAGCAGCAGCGCCTGGCCGGCTTCGCCTACACCGCGCGCGCCAACGCCGTGCGCGACGCCGCCCACCAGATCGCCGACGCCATCTACGAAAAGATCCTGGGCGTGCGCGGCGCGTTCTTCACCCGCATCGCCTACGTCACCGCCAACGGCACCGGCCGCGGCGCCGACTACGTGCTGAAGATCGCCGACTCCGACGGCTTCAACCCGCAGCCGGTGGTGCGCTCGCCCGAGCCGCTGCTGTCGCCGGCCTGGAGCCCGGACGGCAACCGCCTGGCCTATGTCAGCTTCGAGGGCGGCAATTCCTCGATCTACATCCAGAACATCAGCTCCGGCAGCCGCGAGCTGATCGCCAAGTTCCGCGGCATCAACGGCGCGCCGGCGTTCTCGCCCGACGGCCGCCGCCTGGCCCTGACCCTGTCGCGCAGCGGCAACCCCGAGATCTACGTGATGGACCTGGGCAGCAAGGCGCTGACCCAGCTGACCAACCACTTCGGCATCGACACCGAGCCGACCTGGAGCGCGGACGGCAGCAAGATCTATTTCACCTCCGACCGCGGCGGCAAGCCGCAGATCTACCAGGTCGCCTCCAGCGGCGGCGGCGCCACCCGCGTGACCTTCCAGGGCAGCTACAACGCCACGCCCAGCGTGTCCTTCGACGGCAAGAAGATCGCCGTGGCGCAGGGCGCAGGCAACACCTACCGCATCGCCATGATGGATTCGACCTTGGGCACGCCGCGCTGGAGCACGCTGTCGCCGGGCTCGCTGGACGAGTCCCCGACCTTCGCTCCGAACGGCGCCATGATCATTTATGCTGCGCGCGAAGGCCGCAGGGGCGTGCTGTATTCGGTCTCCGCCGACGCCCGCGTGCGCGAGCGCGTGGTGCTGGACGACGGCGACGTGCGCGAACCGGCCTGGGGCCCGTACCGCTCGCCGCGCTGA
- a CDS encoding cell envelope integrity protein TolA, producing the protein MRETRADTAQAVGLAVLLHGLLILAIVLSALFNWSGSAGGGGSLMQTELVDASELSAAMQRTLRSKVDPVKEPVPEPDEPLPQPEPEPRPQDATTPAQQSAQDFIPLPDDVSQEQVVDTPTPNPATERELQEAKQRQEQVDLTEQQRQLEAQEKQRLAEQEEIERQKKIDEIRRKRDLAARATRMEQQRLEQLADASASRASTQAAQSDAAASAQAGPGGAGDPGLQAAYIAALQAAIKSKWTRPDSVPLGAKCRLVIRQLQGGEVIDVKVSSPCSYDEQAQRSIEAAVLKAQPLPYAGFEKVFNRQLNFTFTAQD; encoded by the coding sequence ATGAGGGAAACCCGCGCCGACACCGCGCAGGCGGTCGGCCTGGCCGTGCTGCTGCACGGCCTGCTGATCCTGGCGATCGTGCTCAGCGCCTTGTTCAACTGGAGCGGCTCGGCCGGCGGCGGCGGTTCGCTCATGCAGACCGAACTGGTCGACGCCAGCGAACTGTCGGCGGCCATGCAGCGCACCCTGCGCAGCAAGGTCGATCCGGTCAAGGAGCCGGTGCCCGAACCCGACGAGCCGCTGCCGCAGCCCGAACCCGAGCCGCGCCCGCAGGACGCCACCACCCCGGCGCAGCAGAGCGCGCAGGACTTCATCCCGCTGCCCGACGACGTCAGTCAGGAGCAGGTGGTCGACACCCCGACCCCGAACCCCGCCACCGAGCGCGAGCTGCAGGAGGCCAAGCAGCGCCAGGAGCAGGTCGACCTGACCGAGCAGCAGCGCCAGCTCGAGGCCCAGGAGAAGCAGCGCCTGGCCGAGCAGGAAGAGATCGAGCGGCAGAAGAAGATCGACGAGATCCGGCGCAAGCGCGACCTGGCCGCGCGCGCGACCCGGATGGAGCAGCAGCGCCTGGAGCAGTTGGCCGACGCCAGCGCCAGCCGCGCCTCGACCCAGGCCGCCCAGTCCGACGCCGCCGCCAGCGCCCAGGCCGGCCCCGGCGGGGCCGGCGACCCGGGCCTGCAGGCGGCCTACATCGCGGCCCTGCAGGCGGCGATCAAGTCCAAATGGACCCGCCCCGACAGCGTGCCGCTGGGGGCCAAGTGCCGCCTGGTCATCCGCCAGCTGCAGGGCGGCGAAGTCATTGACGTGAAAGTGTCTTCGCCCTGCTCCTACGATGAACAGGCGCAGCGCTCGATCGAGGCCGCGGTGCTCAAGGCCCAGCCCTTGCCCTACGCGGGCTTCGAGAAGGTGTTCAACCGCCAGCTCAACTTCACTTTTACCGCCCAGGACTAG
- the tolR gene encoding protein TolR has product MSGLAARRHRKRKLKSEINVVPYIDVMLVLLIIFMVTAPLLTLGIDVDLPNSNAKSIETKNDPVVVQVDKDGNYFLTVKAGKKEGVSRQTLLTRVRALVAENEKGKLQVYVGGDGNVKYQIIMDAIDTLKDAGVEKVGLMSQPEKGAAQ; this is encoded by the coding sequence ATGTCCGGCCTAGCCGCACGCCGCCATCGCAAGCGCAAGCTCAAGTCCGAAATCAACGTCGTGCCCTACATCGACGTGATGCTGGTGCTGTTGATCATCTTCATGGTCACCGCGCCCTTGCTGACCCTGGGCATCGACGTCGATCTGCCCAATTCCAACGCCAAGTCCATCGAGACCAAGAACGACCCGGTGGTGGTCCAGGTCGACAAGGATGGCAACTACTTCCTGACCGTGAAGGCCGGGAAGAAGGAGGGTGTGAGCCGCCAGACTCTGCTGACCCGCGTGCGCGCCCTGGTGGCCGAGAACGAGAAGGGCAAGCTGCAGGTCTACGTGGGCGGCGACGGCAACGTGAAGTACCAGATCATCATGGACGCCATCGACACGCTCAAGGACGCGGGCGTGGAGAAGGTGGGCCTGATGAGCCAGCCCGAGAAGGGCGCGGCGCAATGA